The Terriglobia bacterium genome includes a window with the following:
- the rlmB gene encoding 23S rRNA (guanosine(2251)-2'-O)-methyltransferase RlmB translates to MSDIIFGIHAVSEALKSRERSFEYVAIAKDRTDPRIQRIIDDCRESGVSVRFVPREEIDRETRTRTHQGVMAFTSRKKFSDLDDILENKRGQHAFVLVLDGIEDPHNLGALMRSADGAGVDGVVIPERRAAGITGTVVKASAGASEHLSVARVVNIARALEDLKERNVWVVGLDERGGQSYDELDYNMDCALVLGAEGKGLHDLVRKKCDLLVSIPMMGQVSSLNVSVAGGIVMYEVLRQRRNAMKKIEPYVKAKSK, encoded by the coding sequence ATGAGCGACATTATTTTCGGCATTCATGCTGTCAGTGAAGCCCTGAAATCCCGCGAGCGCTCGTTTGAATACGTCGCCATCGCCAAGGACCGCACCGATCCGCGCATCCAGCGCATCATCGACGATTGCCGCGAATCCGGCGTCTCCGTTCGCTTTGTCCCGCGCGAGGAGATCGATCGCGAGACTCGCACTCGCACCCACCAGGGCGTAATGGCCTTCACTTCGCGCAAGAAATTCAGCGACCTCGATGACATCCTCGAGAACAAGCGCGGCCAGCACGCCTTCGTGCTCGTTCTCGATGGCATCGAGGACCCGCACAATCTCGGCGCCCTCATGCGCTCCGCCGACGGCGCCGGTGTTGACGGCGTTGTCATTCCCGAACGCCGGGCCGCGGGAATCACAGGAACCGTCGTCAAAGCCTCAGCCGGGGCTTCCGAGCACCTCTCGGTCGCTCGTGTCGTCAATATCGCGCGAGCCCTGGAAGACCTCAAAGAACGCAATGTTTGGGTCGTCGGACTCGACGAACGTGGCGGGCAGAGCTACGACGAGCTTGATTACAATATGGACTGCGCCCTCGTGCTCGGCGCCGAAGGCAAAGGGCTTCACGACCTCGTCCGCAAGAAGTGCGATCTGCTGGTTTCAATTCCTATGATGGGCCAGGTTTCCTCGCTGAACGTCTCCGTCGCCGGTGGGATCGTTATGTACGAGGTACTGCGCCAGCGGAGGAACGCAATGAAGAAAATCGAACCCTACGTCAAAGCAAAATCGAAATGA
- a CDS encoding phosphatase PAP2 family protein, translating to MTDRLFLAWYPALTFALLTHPHPLASYAGFFVLHLIIIAVILYLAACSSLGRWWRFAHDWYPMLVFIAAFELTARLSLAFVPRWQDALILRAEAVFFTVPPSVWLSRIHEFWFVELLEFGYFTFYWIMFVVGGVLYGGIWNAKSPTEAGDPRQPFRIWMDATVLGYIACYIVFLAFPTEGPAHTLPRHLSTGFTGPFHWLVQLIQHHAGVHGNAFPSGHIMASTVALLAAARWKPRLARWLAVPVLLMCVGAVYDGYHYAADIIAGALLGATAFWKLCPFSRVA from the coding sequence ATGACCGACCGGCTTTTCCTGGCCTGGTACCCGGCACTTACGTTTGCGTTGCTCACCCACCCTCATCCGCTTGCGAGCTATGCAGGATTCTTTGTTCTCCATCTGATCATCATCGCCGTCATTCTCTACCTGGCGGCATGTTCGTCCCTTGGTCGCTGGTGGCGCTTCGCGCACGACTGGTACCCAATGTTGGTCTTTATCGCCGCGTTTGAGTTGACCGCGCGCCTTTCTCTCGCCTTTGTTCCGCGCTGGCAGGACGCCCTCATCCTCCGCGCCGAAGCCGTCTTCTTCACCGTCCCGCCCAGCGTCTGGCTGAGCCGGATTCATGAATTCTGGTTCGTCGAACTCCTCGAGTTCGGCTACTTCACCTTTTACTGGATCATGTTCGTCGTGGGTGGCGTTCTATACGGGGGAATCTGGAATGCGAAAAGCCCCACGGAGGCCGGCGATCCGCGCCAGCCCTTCCGCATCTGGATGGACGCCACCGTCCTCGGATACATCGCCTGCTACATCGTCTTCCTCGCCTTCCCGACAGAAGGTCCCGCGCACACTCTGCCGCGGCATCTCTCAACCGGCTTCACTGGCCCATTCCACTGGCTCGTCCAACTCATTCAGCACCACGCCGGAGTTCACGGAAACGCCTTTCCCAGCGGCCACATCATGGCTTCTACCGTCGCTCTGCTCGCGGCCGCCAGGTGGAAGCCCCGATTGGCCCGATGGCTTGCCGTTCCGGTACTCCTCATGTGCGTCGGCGCCGTTTATGACGGATACCACTATGCCGCCGACATCATTGCAGGCGCTCTCCTTGGCGCCACGGCTTTCTGGAAGCTTTGCCCTTTTTCCCGCGTGGCGTAA
- a CDS encoding thiolase family protein has protein sequence MKENAAFIVSAVRTPIGKFGGGLVSLSAADLGVVAAKAALERAGVAGSEVEETIFGNGRQAGGGPNPARQVSVRSGVPDSVPAYTVNMACASGMKAITLAVEEIQNGNLQCVLAGGTESMSRLPYYLDGARWGYRLGNAELVDGMYRDGFFCPLAKLIMGETAELLAEQFKIGREEQDQFALVSQQRAQAAIEAGRFKDEIVPVSVEGKKGTTVLDRDEHPFLGATMEKLGKLSPVFSKTGTITAGNSSGITDAAAALVVASEKFVRDRKLKPLARVVGFTAAGVDPRTMGIGPVPAVRKLEERVGIKLGDFDVVELNEAFAAQVLACDRELHFDRERLNVNGGAIALGHPIGCTGARITVTLLHEMLRRKSKRGLATLCVSGGMGMALALETA, from the coding sequence ATGAAAGAAAATGCGGCATTCATTGTCTCTGCAGTTCGGACTCCCATTGGGAAATTTGGCGGCGGTCTGGTTTCGCTTTCGGCCGCCGATCTCGGCGTAGTTGCCGCCAAGGCAGCCCTGGAGAGAGCGGGAGTAGCTGGCAGCGAGGTCGAAGAAACGATCTTCGGCAATGGGCGGCAGGCGGGCGGCGGGCCGAACCCGGCGCGGCAGGTTTCGGTTCGCAGCGGAGTACCGGATAGCGTTCCGGCCTATACGGTGAACATGGCATGTGCTTCAGGAATGAAGGCGATCACGCTGGCGGTGGAAGAGATCCAGAACGGTAACCTGCAATGCGTGCTGGCGGGCGGAACGGAGTCGATGTCACGACTGCCTTACTACCTGGACGGTGCGCGATGGGGGTATCGGCTGGGCAACGCTGAACTGGTAGATGGGATGTATCGCGACGGATTCTTCTGTCCCTTGGCAAAACTGATCATGGGCGAGACGGCGGAGTTGCTGGCAGAACAGTTCAAAATTGGCCGCGAGGAGCAGGACCAGTTTGCGCTGGTTTCGCAGCAGCGGGCGCAGGCGGCGATAGAGGCGGGGCGATTCAAAGACGAGATTGTGCCAGTCAGTGTCGAAGGGAAGAAGGGAACTACGGTGCTCGATCGCGACGAACATCCGTTCCTTGGCGCGACGATGGAAAAGCTGGGAAAGCTGTCGCCGGTGTTTTCAAAAACCGGAACAATTACGGCAGGGAATTCTTCGGGGATAACGGATGCAGCCGCGGCACTGGTTGTGGCAAGCGAGAAGTTCGTGCGGGATCGGAAATTGAAACCTCTTGCGCGCGTGGTGGGCTTCACGGCGGCGGGGGTCGATCCGCGCACGATGGGAATCGGGCCTGTGCCTGCGGTGAGGAAACTCGAAGAACGAGTAGGGATAAAGCTTGGGGATTTCGATGTTGTGGAGTTGAACGAAGCGTTCGCTGCCCAGGTGCTCGCTTGCGACCGCGAACTGCATTTTGATCGTGAACGACTCAACGTCAATGGAGGCGCGATCGCACTGGGACACCCAATCGGATGCACGGGCGCGCGAATCACGGTGACGCTGTTGCACGAGATGCTTCGGCGGAAGTCGAAACGTGGGCTGGCGACGCTGTGCGTGAGCGGCGGCATGGGGATGGCGCTGGCACTGGAGACAGCGTAG
- a CDS encoding helix-turn-helix transcriptional regulator, with translation MRDTSAFMTPREAAQSLGISYPTLKHWILSGKIRTVKTPGGHHRIPVGELDEYLPRRRKARNNATLRVVSGRNQLIGRVAEIKVEGLLAKVVISLGEQRVTSIITAEAVADLALKKGDIAVALIKATEVMIARP, from the coding sequence ATGAGAGACACATCGGCGTTCATGACCCCGCGCGAAGCTGCGCAATCTCTCGGCATCAGTTATCCAACCCTCAAGCACTGGATTCTCTCGGGCAAGATCAGGACCGTGAAAACTCCAGGCGGGCACCACCGCATCCCCGTCGGCGAACTCGACGAGTATCTGCCTCGCCGCCGCAAAGCACGTAATAATGCCACCCTTCGTGTGGTCAGCGGCCGTAATCAGTTGATCGGGAGAGTTGCAGAAATCAAGGTGGAGGGCCTGCTCGCCAAGGTCGTTATCTCCCTCGGAGAACAACGCGTGACTTCGATCATTACCGCCGAAGCTGTTGCCGATCTCGCTCTGAAGAAAGGTGACATCGCCGTAGCCCTCATCAAGGCCACCGAAGTCATGATCGCCCGTCCCTAG